One stretch of Mus pahari chromosome 15, PAHARI_EIJ_v1.1, whole genome shotgun sequence DNA includes these proteins:
- the Epc1 gene encoding enhancer of polycomb homolog 1 isoform X4 has product MSKLSFRARALDASKPLPVFRCEDLPDLHEYASINRAVPQMPTGMEKEEESVQPLIQGAVC; this is encoded by the exons ATGAGTAAACTGTCGTTTCGGGCGCGGGCGCTGGACGCCTCGAAGCCGCTGCCGGTCTTCCGCTGTGAGGACCTGCCCGACCTGCACGAATACGCCTCGATAAACCGGGCCGTGCCGCAGATGCCCACcgggatggagaaggaagaggagtcG GTACAGCCACTTATACAGGGTGCAGTGTGTTGA